The Macaca fascicularis isolate 582-1 chromosome 11, T2T-MFA8v1.1 genomic sequence gaaatttagtcacaaaaagacaagtaCTGTGTGATTCCACCTACATAATGTATCTGAAGTAGTCAAGCTCATAGTAACAGAAAGTAGAACAACggtggccgggcatgatggctcacgcctgtaatcccagcactttgggaggccaaggtgggtggatctcctgaggtcaggaaaccaagaccagcccagtcaacatggtgaaaacccgtctctacacaaaaatacaaaaataagccgggcgtggtaatgtgcacctgtaacctcagctactcgggaggttgaggcaccagcctgggcgacagagcaaggctgtttcaaaaagaaagaaacaaagaaagtagaatggtggttaccaagggACTGGAGTAGGGGTAAATGGgtatagtttcagttttgcaTGATGAAAATGACCCAGAGTTCTGCCACCACTGAATCGTACaactaaaaatggttaagatggtagaTTTTGTTACGTGTTTTTtcaccaattaaaaaataaatttaataaaaaaggataaagaggAGGGCAGCCTAATGTTATGTTCTTTATGCCCGAATTTGGCGAAATCGAGCCAGCTCTTTTTTCCTATGACAGAGTCTGAACCTTACTTTATCCCAGGGATAGGAATGGCCCCAGCTCCCGCGCAGCCTCCGGGCTGCACCACGCTCACCCCGGAGTCTCTCTCCGCTCCTTACTCCGCCCACCGCAGTTTCCTCCAATCGTGGCCCTCGCCCCGCCCCCTTACCCGAGCCTCTTTCCTGCATCCGGGCCTGAGAGGGCAGGCTTGAGGGAAGCATGGAGGTCCATGGCAAGCCCCAGGGTAGCGCGAGTTGCTTGTCGCCCACCCGGGACTCCTCTAGAGTCCCAGTGTCCAAGGAGCTGCTGACGGCGGGAAGCGACGGCCGCGGAGGTGACGGACGGGTGACAGAGGCATGGGCCGCACACGTGCGGCGGAGGCGGCGCGGCCGGTGCAGCCCGGGGCCTGTGGCTCCCTGTCCGTGCTCCGTACCCTCGAGGGGAGCCCCGGGGACTGCTGCGGGATTCCGGCGTGCTTTGCTGGCGGCAGGGGTGGGGGCTTTGGGGCGGGCACCCGGCTGCGGGCCCGGAACAGTTTCCCCAGCTAGTGGTTCCTATTCTACAAGGTAGTGAGCGCCCACCCTGCCAGGCGCCGCTGCTAGGCACCTCCCCTGCACTGAAAGCTGGGACGCTCTCGAACTCTTTTGGAGAAGGGAGGGCTTTTGGTCTGGCTGCCTGGGTCAGAGCAGTTGGCCGGTAGGGGGAAGCGGAGTAATATTATGCTAACAGTCTCTTCCTCCTTCACACCCACACCGACCACCCCTTAGTGTTGCTGTTTTGTACAGGAAGACATGCATCCGGGAAATCCACACAGCATTTCAGACACTATAGGTAGAATTTAAAAGCATGAATTCGAATCCCAGCTCCACTAGTAATTAACTGGTGGGACTTATTTTCATTCCCTACGCCTCAGTTTTTGCATTTGGAAAATGGTGGTAGTAGTAATGCCAGTAGAATTTTTGTAAGGAGGAGAATGCGTAAAAAGGCTTGGGCATGTTGTCAGTAAATACTAGCTTGAAGAAGGGTTTTATGAGAACCCAGAGATTCCGAAGGAAGTATAATAATGATAACCAAAGCTTATGTAGTCCTTACTATGTATGCCCCAGGAACTAACTCATCTACTCGTCACAACAACCCTTTGCAGAAACTCTGTTATCTCTGTTTCATAGTTGAGGAACCTGAGACATGATTTATCATACAGGTAATTTACTTTCTGGAGATCATGTGGCTAGAAAATAGCAAAACTGGGATTTGAATTCAAGTAGTCTGGCTCTAGAGTCTGTGCTCTCATCTCGAATCCAGTAGGCTTTCAGTAGTAGGCATTCAATGGATGTTTGTTGCGCTCTGCTTTGCTGATGTGTTTTTTAACCAGAGAGTTAAGGGATTTTCCGGGTATTAGAAATAGGGTGTGCAAAGCCTTGAGTTTCGTAAGTTCCCCTCTTGGAACTCTGATGGGATAGAGagttgggatgattcaagtgtgAGAGATGAGGGTGAAAAGGTAGAGTGGGTGACAAAATCGCCAAAAGGCTGTTTTTCTTGGGTTGAACATCTTCAGAGAAGGGAAAATACCAGGCAAGCGTGTTTTACTAATGAAGAAACAAATGCTTTGAGATCAGGTGAGTGGCCCAGTGTTACACAACTAGTCACCATTTCTGCCTTCACTTAACCATTGTTATGCTCTGTACTGCTTCCTCCATTCTGTCATTGCAGACCCACGTTTGTCTACTGATGAATTTCTGATCCAGAAAAGTGCAGATTAATGTGCATTTATTACCTGGCATTGGTGTTAGAGGTGAATGAGACAGGCTAGATGTAAGAAAGGAGAGGTGTCTGTAcataaagaattaaaatgttGTCATGGAGCTTGGagtgctgctttaaaaaaaaatcttggggTGTGTGAACAGTCAAGACTTAAAGACTGGTCATGTGAGAGGCTTACTGGTGGGCCTTTGCTTTTTTGTGCAGTAGTAAATTAAGggtgtttgtgtgtctgtatttTCAGGTATATGGGACAGGTTACTCATCAACTCCCAAAATAAGTCCAGGAAGACCTCCTCTCTTCAAACAGTTCGGATAGAGAGGAGTCCCTGTAAGTACCTCTTCCCCTCTCTCACGCTCTCTAATGCTGAGTTTTGTCTAATTAAGCTGTTATTTGTTGGGACGGTCTCTGCCTTTATGGTCAGGTATCAAACCACAGATAGTCCAGTGGAACAAGTCTTACTTGGGATTTACATGATAAAGTCGGTACACAGGATAGAATTTCTTACATTATTTCTCTACCTTAAGAGGGTAGCTTTTTTGTGAAAAACTGCTTGTTGGATGAATTTTGGGAAGTCAAAAACAATTGTTAATCTCCATGGCAAATTTTTTTAGAGGTTACTGAGCTTCAAACTTAATATATATGGATGGAAAACCACAACCACATCCCATTGAATTGGACACaattatttaaatgataaatattactTAGAATACAGCATAATGGCCAATTCTCTTTATTAATTATTCTGTATGTTGCTGTACTGCACATTCGTAAGTATGTCCCACACTCAGACTTTAAGTATTACATGAATGCCCTCTCTGTAATTCActcttaatgttaaaaaaaaaaaggcaaaaattcaataaaaacaatgtaaataagCATGAAGGTTATCACATCAATAAACTAAGAAATCATGAGTACTCTGAAAGGAAAATTTAACTAGCATTATTACTGTAGCACTAAATCTACAATAGCTAAAATGACGACATGGTGGCTGTCCATCCAAAAACCGGTTTTTGTGgacataggtttttgttttgagggGTTCcttacctaggagtggaattgcaggTATATGGAaggtgtgaatttttttttttttttacgaagaAGAAATTGCCATtgtgcatttccaccagcaaggTATGAGAGTTTAGTCGCTGCATATCCTCACCAAAATGTGGTGtggcctttttaattttaactagtCTAGTGTGGATATAGTGGTATCACGTTGTGATCTTAATTTGTTTATAAtggctaataatgttgagcatctttccgTGTATCACTGTTTGTATGTCTTTGGTAAACGGCCTGTTCAGCACATTTAAATCTtcagcacatttaaaaaatcaggtttCTCATTGTAAACATCATTCTTGATAGTGCAGCTCCGTTGGTGATAGACTTACCAGCCCTGtgtgtctgagaaagtctttattttgctttcagtttttggaaGATGCTTTAATGGAtttagaattctaggttgacagtgtgggtttttgctttttcttttttctccagtaCTTTGAAGACGTCACTACACTTTCTTTTCAGTGGCATTGTTTCTGATGCCTGTGTCTACTGTCAATTTGTGTCATGAATAtggtgtttcttttcttctctggctgcctttaagattGTCTTCATTACTGGTTTTTACTGATTTTATGGTGATGTGCcctttgtagttttctttgtgagTCTTGAGCTTGGGTTTGTTGAACTTACTGGATCTatgagtttataatttttatcaaatttgggaaatttttacGGATGTTGTTGCTTGCTCCTGTCTTGCCTCTCCTGAAGGGACTCCAGTTACACCTAATTTTGACAGTTGGGGTTGTCCCACGGCTCATTCATTGTTTGTTTGGGTCTTATGTTTTGTGCGTTTCAATTTGGATAGCTTCTATTGCTGATTTCCTTGAGTTCACTATTCTTCTATATtgtctaatctgctgttaattCTGTCAAGTGTATTTTTTCAAGGTAGATACAGTTTCCATCTCTAGAAGTTTGAGACTGTttatatcttttgtttctttccttgtgtttgtgcttttcttttcttccttgaacATACAAAGTATATTTATAAGAGCTGTTTTAACATTCTTGTTGCTGATTCTATTGTCTGCGTCACTtctgaatctttatttttttccctactcTTTATGGATTATGTTTTCCTGTTTATTTGCAtgtttgctaattttttattagatgCTGGACATTTTTAATATTACGGTGTCGTGTGTTGgatattatttaatttagaaGAACTACGACTGGACTAGCCTCAGCGTTCAGCATATACTCTCCTAGAGTACCATGGAATTATTTGGCTTCTGAGGATCAGGGTTCAGGCCACACATTTTGGTACTTGTTTTGCTCTACTTGATTCATTAGTTGGAAACA encodes the following:
- the NOPCHAP1 gene encoding NOP protein chaperone 1 isoform X3; translated protein: MEVHGKPQGSASCLSPTRDSSRVPVSKELLTAGSDGRGGIWDRLLINSQNKSRKTSSLQTVRIERSPLLDQVQTFLPQMARANEKLRKEMAAAPPGRFNIENIDGPHGCGFV